AAAATTTATTGCAACTTCgcagttttatatatatatatatatatatatatatatatatatatatatataaataatataatataatatattatattatattatattatattatataatatatatatattttattggaAATCTATCATcatcttaatttttttgtggAGAATAGAAACTCTATTAAGAgtgtattaaatatttttttaacaattatacttaaaataattctaattcatcttttattaaaaattctaacttttttttctagAATGCAACCttttaacaattatatatatatatatatattcaaatatatctAACACATGTTTGATTAAACACACGTGtgtgtaaaattaaaataaaactaataataatacaacATATGATACATCtaaaattaatagtaaattgtcatttaagattatttgaattttactttttattaacaGTTTTATATAGAGTTtataatttccattttatttttatatattaacttaattaatattttcttgccatcaagttaattaaaattcaaatattataatttttaaaacaataattaaagtattttaacatcaatgtataatataattttacttagcataattaatacaaattagACTTATTCATGCAATGAGTTACTTACTTAAACTCAAAGGTTCAcaaaaaattgagagaatttaggtaaaaatattttccgaaaaatagatatgaaaaaaaattagacttgtttaaaatatgaattagaTTCGGCTCAAACATTAAAGGCCTAAGCTGACCCATTTTTTATGattgtaatatattatactatgttatttttgtatattatatagtttataaaatgtaaaaattaaatatatagtaatatatattataatgtaaacatatttaaaaatattaagttgcttgtatatataaatttaataattgagaatatataattattaattaaaaataatataaatattattaaaaaataatatgggtgaTCGTAAAATGTACTTAGGTTTGTCATTTATAAATATGGCGAGCTTGAACGAAATTTTAGGTTCATACCTTAAGTCAGGTCAGGCTTGGGCAAGCATAAAGTACAATAATATTACACTTATGTCTAGTCTAAAtcgacccatgaacacctctaatacaaaataatattattcaaaataataattactaaacatagttaatatataaaaattattttatcatttaaatataatactaataaaaGAAATCCTAATGATTACTAAAGCATTTGTACAAAGTAGAAAAATTTCtatattgtaaattaaattgttgactatttaatttttttcacttgTTAATAGTGAATAAATTGACCagaataattcataaataatatataaatgtattatttataaaattttataaatgaaatataaagtCAGTTAttgcataaataattaaaattttgtatataaattaaaagggGAAAAGAAGAGAGTGTGAATAAGAAATGCTAATATTTGAATGTAAATTTGAAAAGAGGGGAATTTTGGCATAAACTAAGTGGCATGTGGCACAAACGTGTCAAAAACTGTGCCCAAAAGTGGGGACCACACCCTCCCTCCCTTTGCATGTAATAAGGTGGCCATTGCATTGCAGTTACAGTACTACCAACAGttctcttcctcttcctcttcctcttctttcCCAACACtcaaaaaagtacaaaaaaaaattatattaaaaaaattctgatTTTCCTTTTCCAAAGCTTCTCCAATGCTTGCAGTTCACATTCAGGTAATTTCTTTTTCCCCCCTTTATTTCCATGGTTTCTTGTAATTCCAATTCATATTAATTCTCATATCTTTGATACATATGGTTTTCTTGGTGGATTTTCATTCTTTCTCCATGGATAGTTGATCTATGGTCTTGCATGTCGATCTTTGGTTTTCAAAAGCTTAATCTCATTCTGTCTTTCTCTTCATTCCCTATATCCAAATGCATGATATTTATTGACTTGCTGCACTTGCTACTCCTTGTAAGAGTGATTTGATGCGTTTTTTGCCCCccaaatatatgttttatgaaaaatttgttTAAGTAATGTGTTCATAAATTGAGAAAACTAGACCGGATCGACCAACTGAACCGAGAATAAAGGTTCAGTTCAATTGGTGAGATATAACCAAAAAACTAGAACTGTTTGAAACAAATCGGGTTTTAACCgggttttttatataaaaatttttaacgaatttttttcaaatttttttggttgttttttgtttataaatatatattttatttttatttctaatttttaaatatttttattaattttataaaaaccaGAGGTGCGTTAGACTTGATCTATTTTAGAGTGTTCTTTAGCTGGAATataaatgtttttgtaattatatgtattttctGTTTTGGGAAAGTAAAAATTTTGCTACTCAAGCACATGCAAAGGGTCAAAGATCATTCAAAAAACAAATTGTACTgaagtaaagaaaaaaacaagtaCTGCAGAGAAGAAGATTATAGTTACTGAGATTATAAATTTCGTGTCACTTTTCTGGTCTCTTCAagtcttattattatttatctgcaattttatattaaaatgtgcTAACCATATGAGAAACTTAAGTGCGGGTATAAACTATGTATGATTTGtgtgtttttgttattttgcaGGAACTTGTTTGAGGTTTATCTTTGTTTTGTGTTAGCTTAATCGTTAAGGTAGTGCCTGTACCATCTTATTGAAGTAGTCTCGGAATTGTGGTAAAAATAATGGCACTTTTTGAATCAGAAAGTGTTGCCTATGGTGGCATCAAGGCAGCGTCACCATCGCAAGCACCGCGATCGCCGCAGCAGCAGCAACAACGCCAGGAATTAACACAGGATCAATCTGTTTCTTCCTTGAACAAACAGGGTTCGATTTTCTCCCTCACCCTCGACGAGATTCAACTGAAGAGCGGGAAGGCTTTTGGGTCCATGAACATGGATGAATTCCTTGCCAACTTGTGGAATGTTGAGGAAAACCAAGCGCCACCACAGCTCGACCAGAACGAGGCTCGCGATGACAAAGACAAGGGCATCGGAGGTCAACCAACCTTGGCCCGACAAGGCTCTTTCTCCATCCCCACCCCACTTTGTAAGAAAACTGTGGATGAGGTATGGTTTGAGATTCAGAAAGAGCTACCGCAGCAGCGGAAGGCTAACAACATCGCTGATCACGAACCTCCTCAGCGCCAACAAACATTCGGAGAGATGACTTTGGAGGATTTTCTCATCAAAGCCGGAGTTGTTCAAGAACCATCATCAGCATCTTCCCAACAAAGGAAGGTGGCATCTAGCCGGCCGAATGGCACAAGTCTAGAAGCAACCTACGGAATGGGGCATGGGGCCGGATCTTCTCAACAGAAAATGTTGACATCTATTCAAAATAGCAGTGCAAGCTTGGATGCAAACTTCGGGATGGGACATGTGATGGGGCTAGGATTCCCAGGCCACCAAATTGTTCCCAGCAACTTGGCAGCACCAGGCAATGGTTACGCCGCAGCATACCCCATTTTCACGCAGAGTAAAACTATGATGGGGGAATCTTCTAATGTTGCTGAAAATGGGAATGGCACCAATTGCCTGTTAGAGCCCGTCGTGATACAGAACAAGAAGAGGATCATAGATGGTCCGCCGGAGGTGGTAGTCGAAAGGAGACAACGCCGCATGATTAAGAATCGAGAGTCAGCAGCAAGATCTCGAGCAAGGAAACAGGTGCTTATATATGTTATTgtgctttcttctttttttgcatGCTTGTAAGAGTGTGTTTTGCCTGTTGAAATGGATGCAATACCAGTAACTATTAACTTTGGAGTCTCATGTTTGTTGAATTGCAGGCGTACACAGTGGAACTGGAATTAGAGTTGAACCAGCTGAAACAGGAGAATGCAAAGCTTAAGCAGCTTGTGGTAAACAGATACTTTCTTCTGGAAAAGTTGAAAttacttttgtttttgtatataCAAATGGTCAATAACTACCATTGTTTCTGGCCTTTAACTTTGAGCAGGAGGAAAACGAGCAAAAGCGAAAGCAAGAGgtaaataagttttttatattttatattattacattaGGTTATTGCCTTTAAGGATAATTATTGAGTCGAGCTCAACTTTGAAATAAGTTCGAATTCAAAACCTGGTAAATAAGTTTAATTGAGTTTAGGCTTGGCTTGATTGTAAGTATTACTTTTAGTCCTCTAGTTGGTAGTCACCTTTGGCACTTTAGTAAGTACACTAGTAAGTTCTACTTTCAGCCTTTTAATTGGTACTTTTAGCCTTTTAATCGGTGTCACAGTTTGGCAAGTATTAGAAGTTTAAGTCTCTTGCATATACAAAGCTTTTGACAACTGATCTCATTTAAGGGTgtttatctctttattttaaggatgtttatatgataaatctagGAAAATATATACAGATTTGAAGTCAACATCTTATTGTTTATCTTTTAAAtgttttaccatttcaattaaaattatattttatttttaataaatttataacataattgtTTCTATCCATAATCCATTAAGATGCTTATTTGTTTGTATATATGATGAAAACATGAACAGGTTCTGAAAAGAAAACAATCCAAATTACCAGCACAAAGAAAGGTTGTTGATAAGATGAGGACATTGAGGAGGACAGTGAGCTTGGGATGGTGAAAGTGAGAAATAGAGAATAGAGAATACAGAAAATCACAATAGCTTAGCTTCATCAGTTTAGccatatctaaataataattaaggaTATGtccaaattattatattagtcACTTTGTCTTTTTATTGAAAGGATCATGTGCATATATATGAGTGTGTAATAATAagtacttaaattaaattaattgtatcTTAAACTTTGATACTGCATTGATCACCATCACTGTGAACAACCCCAGGTCACAGACTGATTTTAGATTAGCTTTTCCTTTTATCTTTGCATTTTATTAACATCTTAGAAacccaatttattttaaatatacaaatatattcaGTGTATTGTTTCTTTTGGCTTTACTCAATAAATATTTCGTCATATTTTTAcgtattaaaaaatatataagaatagTTTTGGTGATGAAACTtacaaaaatagtaaattaaatgtttCTTTAAGGAGGAATTGTGGTTAGTGagttgataaaaatttaaattttgaattagattGAGTTCTTtagattaaatttgaataaaaaattaaaattttctgtgAATTACATAATTTGAGAATTCAATAAATGAATTATTAGCTAAAAATATTAGGtttgataaatgtttatctTGTAATTTGTCTTTTgtttactagttaaataatcagtTCATGTGAATGTAATATTGactataaataatagtattcgttaactcgatttgactcgaaattttttgatttgattcgaaaatttttaaatgagttTGATTGTTAAAATAGGATTCATGAACTCGACTAATTTAATTCGACTCGATCGAAtaagacaaaaagtaaattgattgTGTAGTAATGCTTCAACGTCAAATTAGCAGTTACTcgtataaatgaataaaatgttgtaaatattttgttaagggtatttttcatctttctaactcgtttttctttttataactaCTCATAAACTTAACAATTGATTTATTTGTCAAAGGTGTTCATCACATTCTCACAGTTATGGGATCAATTCGTAGATTGTATCTGTGTAGTAGTTTAAGAGGGTGCATGTGTCACGTGATTAGAACTTAAGTCTGGTAAACCGTATGGTCTTAGGTTTTGGCACTCCCACATTGAATATCGGGATAACTTTGAGTATTGTCATCAACTCTGGTTTTGTAAAACACTAGATAAGTGTTTGAAATGTACCTCTCTCATAGCATTTACTTTGTTCAACTATTCAATTTGCATCACTACATTTCCCCTAAAGTTTGATGCATAACCCACCTCTATCATAGGTGGTAGCCCCATTGATAACTCAACAACCTTCACATCAGTTTATTGCATCTCTAGCATTTTCAAGGGGGTCTTCGTAGCACTCCGATCTACCAAGTCAATGTTCATACCACAATGAACATATTCGACTACTTGAATGGTCGCCAATACCTTGGTTCCACCTTTCTTATCACGACTTAGTAACACAACGCATTGTCATTGACGAGCATCCAAGATACATATGTAATCAACAAAAGGAACCAACAAAACATTAATCTTGTCAAGGAAATTCAAGTCAAGAACAAAATTGTAATCATCTAAATGAATTACTTCAAAATCTTCCTTACATTTCCATTAACTGATTTGTAACTCAACTCATTATGCTACTCCCACAATTGAGACCTCTTTGGAActgaaaatattgatattttttagtTGAAATGCTAACTGAGAAACCAAGTTTACCTGCAGCTTTATCGAATATAAACAAATCAAATGCCCTTGTATCAACAAAAGCACTTATTCTTCAGCCTGCTAAGTTGATGTCTATGAACATCAATCATTTCTGCTTGTGATCCCTCTTCACTTTAGTAGAATTGAATATCATTGGACCAAGCTTTAAAgcctctgtaacaccccttgctTGACCCGTTCGTCAGGTCTGAGCTACGGAACGCTACATTCATTATCGGAGCAACTACAACCAATTAGACATCATACAATCATTTATACAAATGCCCATGTATCAACAAAATCACTTATTCTTCGACCTGCTATATTAATGTCTATGAACATAAACCATTTCTGCTTGTGATCCCTCTTCGCTTTAGCAGAATCGAGTATCGAACCAAGCTTTAAAGCTTTTATAACATCTCTTGTCCAACCCAATCGTTAGGTCTGAGCTACAGAACGCTATATTCGTTGCCAGAACAACTATAACCAATTAGACATCatacaattatttatatatataatctaacaCCAATCATATTCAAATCATGATAATCAATCAATTTTGAGTCCTAATTGTCAGCCCGAGCATGAAacatgaccaaattgtaaagtttttaaaaatgtatagaTCGACGTCGCGACTTTATCTAGTGCTCGTCACAATGTCGCCATCTTAGTATGTCATGTTGAGATGTCAAGCCTTAGTTCATCACGATGTCACTTACTCTAATGGCAACGTTGGCGATGTCTAAAATCTGAGGTCGCAACATGACccttatttttagtaaaaacgACCCATTTTGTACCTATTTTATACTCTCTAACAAAACCTATTAATTTGTgcatcaaatttcaatttcatttgaaccaaaacttaccaaaaacatatcaaaacaagtcatttaatcatttcaaatcaaaccaattcaatataAGTTCAACCTATTACCAAGCTAACCATTTCTATACAATCAATCAAATGCCAttcaaacaaatcaatttagtttttcaaatatcGATCTTACTTATGCTATAATGCAttaaaacttaccattttataCACATATGAATGTTATATACCTTAATGATTTAAAGACATTAAACTTGAACCAAATAAACCAACACATATCTCAAACATATAAATCAAACTCATCATTTCAACCAAGCATCATATTGGCCATTCTACTTACCTCATCCTATTATCTTACATGACAAACTTAAGCAAATCTGTGTTTCAACTTCCCATATTCATTAAGCATTGCTAATTCATGTATTAACCAATTCATATACCATGAACAACATGAGAAGCATCATATACCAAATCCATCAAAAGTTATCAAACTCATCAAGACTTTTATACATTTAGATATATACCAAAACACTTATATATATGCCACAACCCTAGACTCAAGATGATCAAATATCTATCAATTCAGTGATAGGATAGTGTAAGCTTCGGGGTGATCCGGCTTGACATGTTCTGTAAGGTAATGATCtacaaggaaaagagaaaacaaactaagtaaacatataaaatgcttagtaagATCATAGACGTTAAACAAAACTTGCCTTATCTTACAATACGATAATTTGGCATAATTAGCTAGACATAGCAAAGCACAACACCAACAAGGTaagtttaacatataattaaaccaTATGATATATCAATCATATATCATGTCAATTCatgtcattttataaaaaatctgAAAACTCATGCAATTAAGAAATGAATCAACCACATACATATCAAGTCATGGTACCAATACATGGTTAAAGctcaattcaacatttttttcaaGTAAACATCAAGATTATTATATCTCATTTCGATTTCTCATTTTGCATAAATTGTTTCTCCTAATGAACCTCAGTAAACAGACTAGGATAACAGGTATTTACATCACACCAGTTGCTCGTTCAAGCTAAGTATATTCGTGTCAGGTTACCAGCTCAGGCTAAACCTTTATAACGACACATCCAATTGCTTGTCCAAGCTGAATATATACATGTTAGGTTACCTCTATGGGTTAAACCTTCAAAACAACATCAGGTTACAAGTACAGACTAAACCTGTGTCATATATATCTTCAAGTCCGCAACAACTGCAGGATCACAGTAATATCTGTAATCAATCTTTTATAAGTGTGCAAGACCCTACTGGCATTACCAGTTGTAtcctaatatttattataagttCACACAGGTCTCTTTTTCAATTATAatcaacattttacaatttagtccaattctcacattttttttcaattcacaAGTAAACacttatataattacaaatcaaatacaCAAAAACCTATATAAACAAATACCAAATGAACTTACTTggtaaaaacaacaaaaaagttgaattgtaacaccccaaattttgaGCAATTGTTTATTAAATCCTGTTAATAATTAAGTCTTTGTATCTATAGTTAagtgttttatttatgtgtttgagATCGAGGGTTTGACTCTGCCTCCTTGAATTTTTactgtttattttagtttaaccCTTATCCTTGAACTCTTgacttaagtttattttttgcgTTAATCtgtgtcaagaatgagcctgttggtttGATGGTTAAGCTTTTGTTTTCCCTTTGGTCTGGTGTTGAGTCTCTGCGTAtagaataaggaaataatttttgttacttttcaataaaatgtggttttttagttttaaacaAACTAATTGAAATTTCCCTCTTCCTGTTACGTTTCCTCCCTCActcttcctctttttttcttatttctttccttatttCCCATTCCATCGCGTTCTTTTATTgccttatttctttttaaatttgtgtcATTTTTTTGTTGCTGTTACGACAGAAACACTTCGTACTTCATTATCTTTGATTGTCAAGATAATTGCGTAAGTTTGATATGAATTTCTATTAGTATTTGTTTGTTCATTTTGTCAAGGTGACTTTTGCTTAGTTGCTTGAATTCCTTGTTTAAATTTTCGTTTGGTCTTCTCTTAGGCGAAGATCGTGAGAACAATGTTTCCTAAACATTGTAGTTCTGTGGATTTCAATTTTGTGCGAATATAAGAGGttaaatttttgagtttgagGTTTCGTCAAACTTTTTGATACAACTCagatttttactttaattctgGCATTTTGTTGTGATTAATTACGTAATTGGCCCATGGTTTGTCGCTTTTAGGCTTTGGATTAATCTCGGTTGCTTCCACGTCGAGACTGTGTCAAGTGCATAACgaaaacttgatttttttcaagtttCGAATGCTGAAAAACATGGCTGTCGgtgccacacagccgtgtaacTTAGTGTTTTCGAATTGGAGGCACATAGGCTagggacacgggcatgtgtccaggccgtgtaactcattatTTTGGATTCAGAGTCACATGAGTCAGGGACATGAGTATATGTCCAGGCTATGTGAGGGGTTGTgagtcacacgggcgtgtgcttGACCGTGTGCCAGACATTGAAATTGTAATCTGACAActtgttattaaataatttgttgttctgatatatatatatatatgcatttgttATGAGATTTGGTAAGTAAGCATAATAGCATTACATGAGTACGGTCTGAAATTGTATGATTGTATACTTGCATATGATATTTGTTAAATCTGCATCTACATCGGGATTGAGATTGTATAAAGAAGGAAGTGTGGGCAGTTTAATGTTTTGCCAAATCTAGTGGGTAAGCAACATATATTTCTGATTCTGGCGAGTGATCACATTTTGGTCTGGCAGATAGGCTACGATTATTCTAAAACGTTACATACAGTCACTATAttgtgtgtagggatggatagGTACTTGGTACCCTATATGGTCTGTAGgaatggtcggagatggtgtgtagcggttgGAGGTAGGAATCTGCATGTATATCTGAAATGTTCTACAATGGTATATGATACTCTCTATTTCTAATTATGTATCTAAGTCTGAGAAATGATTGATTTATGAGAAACTAAAAACATATCTGTGTTACTACCGTTTATTATCGAATgtaagttacacactgagttaaAACTCATTTAGTATATTTGTTTGGATTACAAGTGACCTATACACTTAGGCGGGGTGACATGACAAGAGCTCGGTCAATACTCCTTaactattttagtgtttttaatgatttatgcTACTATGTGTTTATTTTGGATTACGTTTAGAAAGTTGGAACTATTATGTTTGGTTTGATCAATTATGTGATTTTTGAAAGTTAAATTTCAAATGGTTGAAGATTGGTTTGTTTTAATATCAATTAATGTAGCCCCTAGACTTGGTCGTAACTTATAGGCtgagtatggggtgttacatgaatcTTCAAGGCTAATCAATAATTTTGACTTTTCCTTGATTATCTCCGATTCgattcaattcttgatctaaacaattattttaaacaattcaTCAATACCAAACATTTTTATGTTATGCCATGATATGTATGAacctatataattttgtttttcaggtACCCataaagttttatgttttattcaatttagtctctaaaactaaaataaccataactttcaattttgagctttggTTGTAAAACTGATTTAAATTACATCCCATAGGGACCCTTTACTATCTGTTATTATTAAATCTCATATCAATATTAACAAACtcgatttacgaaaatggggTTCTGAAATTATCTTTTTCGGTACCATTAAAAATCGGGCCTGTTATAGGCTCGGTAGACTGCTCCAGGTTGGTTTCTCATTGAAGTTTTACTCCCCTGAGGTGATGGAAGCTCAGTGTCACAACATCCACACCATATGTAGTTTTTCTCACGGTTTGGCCATAGTTGTCTCCCTATACAAACTCAAATACACTATTAGACTCTCAATGTCACCATTTTGCCAATTGGGGTCTcaaaaagattaaaactaaagaaaaacgATCATTAATACTAAAAgctaaaaatcaacaaaaagcATAGAAAAGACTTGTAAATTGCTTGAGAACAAACTCATCAAGTGTTCtagagagcctaatttgacgtatcaaattacgacagatcactCATTGTGGCATAACTTTGCCAACCATTACCTTGCCAAGAGCTGCACTTCGTCAAAGCATAACACGTGGAGTTCCTTTGATCTATCTAAGGATAGGTGATATGTCCATCCTTGCATGGTTCACACATAAAACCTCGCCTAGTCCTTTCAAGAGGGCTACCATGCTCCCCAAGTGATCGACTTTGACAAGACCTACTTCATATACGTGTCAAGACCTAAAGCTAAGAAAAGGTCACCCTCACTTATAAATACTCGTCCTTAACCTTGGAAAGACCTTATGTATTTTCTACTACTCTCTTTCATTCTGGAAAATACAACACACCAAGTTGGTAATTCCAGCTCTCATGCCTTTTAACATGCTCAAAATCGTATGAACTATCATCTCCTCCTTTCATCTCCATTTTTCCATCAATAAgcattataatttatatgaataacaaataacaatattctatatttgtttaaaatatacatgaaaatatataaaaaaaaggtaaaagaaaataatagaaatatcaATTACTTGAAATGAAActttcttgaaaaataattctcaagtgaactaaataacaatcatttattttaattttgattacaaaacaaaattatatttttaaacaagaaaaatagaatcAAGGTgcgaattgtaaattttataaaattagaaaggTCGAAGTGCAATTTACTCAATAACAATAATCTATTAGTCTACGCTAAAggaaattttatactttatattttacaCATTATCGTTAacgta
The window above is part of the Gossypium raimondii isolate GPD5lz chromosome 9, ASM2569854v1, whole genome shotgun sequence genome. Proteins encoded here:
- the LOC105799213 gene encoding ABSCISIC ACID-INSENSITIVE 5-like protein 1 produces the protein MALFESESVAYGGIKAASPSQAPRSPQQQQQRQELTQDQSVSSLNKQGSIFSLTLDEIQLKSGKAFGSMNMDEFLANLWNVEENQAPPQLDQNEARDDKDKGIGGQPTLARQGSFSIPTPLCKKTVDEVWFEIQKELPQQRKANNIADHEPPQRQQTFGEMTLEDFLIKAGVVQEPSSASSQQRKVASSRPNGTSLEATYGMGHGAGSSQQKMLTSIQNSSASLDANFGMGHVMGLGFPGHQIVPSNLAAPGNGYAAAYPIFTQSKTMMGESSNVAENGNGTNCLLEPVVIQNKKRIIDGPPEVVVERRQRRMIKNRESAARSRARKQAYTVELELELNQLKQENAKLKQLVEENEQKRKQEVLKRKQSKLPAQRKVVDKMRTLRRTVSLGW